In the Lepus europaeus isolate LE1 chromosome 10, mLepTim1.pri, whole genome shotgun sequence genome, caaatttattttgtggaaaaagattgaaatctatgcattcatCATGtgtatttcctatgaactttttgaagattctctcatatatgatttaaaaaaaaaaagggaagagaaaactgtcggaggccacccgacaaaccacatggagacacgcagcactcagtcaattcatcacgtttattgcctcatcgcgttccaagccaaagtagggggcccggcgatgagggactggaggcagtctccctaaggaaacccttcagtctccagccccgagcacacaggatatataccccagaccccatacagataacattcattgtgtgcaatcatgcatagcacaggaatagagcaagtttacaaagtagcaatgatcagggtacaagctctgcagatagagcaaagaacatcataaaccttcatcagaagtcacatcctgcctgcaggaatatgggacgaaaagtcttggaaacaggattagataagggacagcctcagcctgctgcatctcatgtcgggccagggccactggccccgacagaaAACTGACAGAGGACTGAGGGACGGTATAGGGTTGTGGGGGAAGATGTGAAAATTGGGGCAGCATTAGGCATGACTGCATCCTAGTTGTCAGGGACTCTAACCAGAGCATCTGACAGCTGCACACCTGACCTCCAAAGGGTTCCACCTTCTGGAATCAATGCAGCCAACATCAATCAGGAGCTCAAGGGTGTGCTTGCCAAAGCACCGGGGAAACTTCCATGGTCTGAATACACATGAATTACTAGCTCATGAACTAAGAAAGTGTGCTCAAGGCATCCAGCATCAAGCTGCAGATGCTGAAGGAAGTGGAGAAGACAACAACATTGCGTCCTCCGCCCACTGAGACAGCAGTCAGGAAGGCTGCACTGCCGCGGGATGTGGAGAGCTCTCAGCGCCGctgctggtaaagccactgtctctGATGCACAGCTCTCAGGGGTTTCAGAACAAAGCACTGAGAGGACAAAGCCAGTGGGTTTTAAACAAGCAAACAGGCCTGGCGCTGGTCCACAGGCAAATGCTAGGAAGAATCATCATCCCAAAGGAGCTGCCATTCAGATCTCAGTAAGGTGTTCTTCCCCTGAATGTGAACTTGCTCATGAGCGTGGAGATCTGAGCGAGACAGGGAAGGCGATTTTCCCCAAGAGAAGAAAGTACAGTCTGAGAGAGCCaaccactgggaacccaccaggAGAAtgggaatggagagacaaaaaagAACAAGTATTCTGAGTCCCAGTACAGCCCAAACCGAGCTGGTGTGTcttttatttgtgtatatatgaACCAATATGCAAACAAAACTTTAGCATATGTCTGCTTCATTTTGCTTCTGATGAAATATTTTAACGACATTTGCCAGACTTGGTGTGCCAGTCATGGGTGAACAAGACACAGCTCACGAACCACTGGcgagggtgggatgggagacgCATGGAGACACGAACCACGTGCTACAGGAACCCACCTGTGTGGAGTAGTAAGCTGTCAGGGTGAAGATAACGGTGCTATGGGAGTACACAGAAGGGAGTCCCTCCTGGTACTGGTGGGAAGTGAAGGGAAGGTGAGGGGGGAGTCTAGAACGGCCTTttaagggccagcaccatggcacaggttaaccctccgcctgtggcaccagcatcccacatgggcactggttcgagtccctgcggctcctctcccaatccatctctctgctatggcctgggaaggcagtggaggatggcccaagtccttgggtccctgcaccacttgggagaccagaagaagctcctggcttttggcttcggatcagcgcagctccagcccatttggggaatgaaccaatggaagaagacctttctttttttaaaatttttttgacaggcagagtggacagtagagagagacagagagaaaggtcttcctttaccattggttcaccctccaatggctgccgcggccggctcgctgcggccagcgcactacgctgatccaaagccaggagccaggtgcttctcctcgtctcccatgcgggtgcagggcccaaggacttgggccatcctccactgcactcccgggccacagcagagagctggacaggaagaggagtgaccgggatagaatccggcgccccaaccgagactagaacccagtgtgccggcgccgaaggcagaggattagcctattgagccgcggcgccggccaggaagacctttctctctgtctctggctttcactgtctgtaactctacctctcaaataaacaaaatctttaaaaaaaaaaaaaaaagaaaagaaaagaaaggccttTCTCAGGAAGGAACCTTCCAGACAGGAGCTGCAAATGAAATGGTGAGGTGGGAAGATGGACAGAATCCTGGACCAGGGAGTTAAGTATGAGTTCTGGCACCACCTCTAGGGCCTATCAGCACTCTGTGCTTTGGCTCACTTATCTGTTTAATGGGTCCACTACTGGTGTTTGAAGGCTGACACTGAGTAAGCACTCAACGATTCCACCTTATAACATGCTCCCTAAGAAGGTCTCGTGTAGGCAATGAGAAGCATGGGTGGAGGGTATGATGAGATCAACACTGCATTCCTAATTTTTCAGTTGtttatgagggtgcttcaagaaagtttgtggaaaatggaattcaaagatgaatttattttagggcaaaataaaacttcaaagctgtgcatagcttttccataatatgcattttccatgaattttctgaagacttcTCATTATTTAATTACAAAGGTAATTACATACCTTCATGTCCCCATATCTTTGTTGACATGAGATAGGATTGAACTTTTCAATTCTTTGCCAaccatacacattttaaaatagtgaGACTTTTTAAACACTCCATTTCTTTACGACAGGCCGAGCAGCTGTCCATATTTATCGACAATGTGCATTTCTTCTGTGAAATACCAATTCGTactctttgttcatttttctattcatctGCCATTATAGTATTTATGTACAGCTGCTCCCTTCTTTAGAGCTCTGATGCTTCTGCAAATAAACTGACCCTCCCAGAGATCCCGGCAGGTCTGAAAAAGGCCACAGATGCTGCCGCGAGCCAGGCGGAATGCTCGTGGGGTGATAAGAGGTTGGTGAATTCACGTTCAGGGCAGAATCAGACAATAATGCTGAAGGCCAGAGCCTCAGGATCTTTATCTCTTAGTCTTTATTAAAGGTTCACAGAGataaatggaaaatgtaattcTAACCTCACAGAGATCAAATTAAGCAGCAAGATCGCAGGGAATCAAATATCTTGTACCGACCTGTCACAGACACTTACTCAGATGCAAGGAAACACACACCACACTCTTTTTACCCTAAGGTGACTGTGGCTTTTAGACCTCTCAATGCACTGCTCTCACTGTGCTGAGCTCCTTCTGCGTGGATATCAAAGAGGGCTACAAGATTTCCAACACCAAAACCCCACTGCAAAATAGAAGTTGCTGCTTCCCACCATGGGAGATTCAAACAGCCTGCATTTTTTTGGTCCcttgaaaacagcagaaaataacccagtttcctgctattggtAGCCATGGAGACTGATTGCAAATATTGCAGTGACTGAATAATACTAAAACTACAGCATTCTTCAAGGACATCTATTAATATGCTTCACATTAAAAAACAACACTGGCCGCCTTTAGAGTTAACCTGCAGGGTTTTGATCATCAGTCCTACTGCTTTCAAGATTATTGGGGGCCGTAAGTAGGAGAAGCCCAGGCAGAAAATGCAGAGGAAGACCTGGAATGCTGTCTTCCAAACCCTTCAAAAACCTATCCTTTTCATTTCCTACCAATTGGGCCTCCTCCTAGCGGGGCCACCGCACTTCAGCCTGGAGCCCTGTTTCTTACCTCTGATTGTTGTTGAGCTGAAGTCTGAGTGTCATTCCTAACTTTAAgtggcttctctctccatgcaggGGTGCCCACAGGACCTTTGTGGGATGGCACACTCACTCTCAATGTCCACTTTtcagggcagatgtttggcccagcagttaagtctcagcttgggatgcccacacttcatattggggtgcctggtttgagtcctggctcctccacctccaatccagcttccttggaGGTAGCAGATTAGAAGCATCTTctaatggttgggtccctgtcacccatgtgagagacccagacagaattcttggctcctggcttcagtccgagGCCAGCCCTGCTGTtaaggacatttgggaagtaaacaagtggatggaagctctctctcttctgtctgtgtctttttctctctacctttcaaacacaaataaaaaacggtatttttttattacagaatttttaaaaacatacacttTTAGCGTGACCTATTTGCATAATCCACTTTCTGAAAAGCTTTTGGAATCTTTTGCCCGTTAAattcactttgattttctcaaagtCTAATTGCAGAGTTGccagcttctgctgtttcccccaaACCAGTGATATAACCCTTTCTGtccatataatttatttgaagaacTGTTGAGGCAGGGATTAGTACAAGGGTTCCAATGACAGTCTCAGAGAGCCTGCTGCCAGGTGATGTAATTCTACCAACAGAGTCTCACTCGGGGGTCCAGGACAAGACCTGCAGAGCAGAGCATCTGCAGGTCAGGTTTGCACCAGCTATTTAAAGCGCTCCCTGGCAAGGCAGAGCTCAGACCTGGGGAGAGGGGTAGGCGGCAGTGAGGCCCTGTTCTGGGCAAGCATTTGCCAACAGAGCTCAGGCTACTGGAGACCAGGGCAGAGCAGGGATAAGAAGCCAACCATTCAGAGAGTGGCAGAGGGTTCTGGCAGCAGACAAAAATACCAAGAGGAAGGAGGACCCAACCTGGGCAAAAGGTTCCTTAGAGTTTCCAGCCACAGACTGACACGGCTGCGCAGCGTCAGCCTAGTGGGTCAGAGGTGTGTTTGTCCCTGCTTCGGTGAGTGGCGCACATTTGTTTTCTTCACGCCTTTCACATTTGCAATCTGATGGAGAcagagacttctttttttaaagacaacttCTGAATTTTAGCAGTTATTTTAGGTGGTCCAAATGTTCCCTCCACATTCAGTTGGTattaaaaacagaactctggttTTGGAGAGGAGGCCACAGGCTGATTAAGGTGTGACATACTTCTGGGGACTGtatttaaatctttatatattattttaggaCATATGTTCCCAATCACATGGTCTCTGTTTACAACTTGGGATGATTCTTATACTTGATTCAACAGAGAGCTTGGCACATCTCACAGCAGCCTGCTCTCTTAGGCTGGCTCCTCCCAGAAACAGACTTGAGATTGGTTCAGGAAAGGCTGCTGGGGACACCAGCAAGTGAATGGGAGAgcgaggaaggggagaaggataCACTAAGCACAGCAGTGATTTCCTATGAGGTTCCAGCTTTGAAACAAAGAGGAGGGAATGCTAGAACATGAATCCCACCTTCCTGGGTTAGGACAACTAATCGAGTCAGTCAGTGGCTTTGGCCAAGGAGGGGAGATGGATGGACTTGGAGGTGAGGTGGCCACAGGAATACAGAACGCAAGGCCATGCTGGCTCTCCCTGTGGGATGGCTGACTTCAGGATCAGCTCTCTGGTGCCAGCCTTGAAagcacttagcaggaagctgggcacaCAGAACTGGCAATTCACCTGGaggatctggggccagcaccagcactggccacagcgccgCTCTCCAGGCATCAGCTACGGCTCTTTCAATACGTTCTGCTGCAAGAGGAAATGAATGATATCTTTTGAAAGTCCTGGGATTGGTTTTTCATCATCCAGAGACGCACTTCTCTCTCCCAGTGGGTAGAAGTGGGCGTCCCTGGCATGTCTCTGTAAGATGGAGCAGCTATCCCGGCTGAGGATAACCCGGGCCATCTGGAAACTGCGGAGGGCGTACTCTCGGCTCTCCTGGCCCCTCAGTTCAGCGATTTTCTCAGACAGGCACTGGCAGACCCGTGCAGTGAGGGGATTCCCAGAGGCTGGCTGCAGACGGCCGAAGGCTTCATAGAATGTATCCAGGGACTTCCGAAGTCCATCATCTTCTTCCTCAGTTTCCGATTGGCGCTTCACAGAAGAATTGAGCCAGAAGTTCTCAGAGGTCCAGGAGTCCTTTGGTTCAGTATTTAGGTTATCAGTCTCTGCAAGACAAAACACATTCCAATAGTTGAACACATAATCAAAAACATTGGAAAATAAGccaaggggctagcactgtggcccagtgggttaagctgccactcgtgAGGCTCTTACCCgatatgagagctggttcaagtcccaggcaatccacttccaattcagctccctgctaattagcctgagaaagctgtggaagatggcccaaatgcttgggtccctcacacccacatgggagacctggaagaagttccagactcctggcttccacctggctcaggcccagccagcccttgcagttatttggggaagcgaaccagcaaatggaaggtttctctctctctctctctttctcattgcctttcaaataaataaaccttaaaaaaagaaaacaagccaaGAACAGATGATGACTCTTTTCCTTTCAACACACAGGGGACCTAGCAACGCGCAGAATCAGCTGACTCCAGAATCTGTTCCCACCATCCTGGTTGACCA is a window encoding:
- the SHLD1 gene encoding shieldin complex subunit 1 isoform X1 — encoded protein: MEAQEATPGSQSQESCVLDLPSACDIRDYVLQRSRQEPDSETFSSVEFHSFPCSSDVDPETDNLNTEPKDSWTSENFWLNSSVKRQSETEEEDDGLRKSLDTFYEAFGRLQPASGNPLTARVCQCLSEKIAELRGQESREYALRSFQMARVILSRDSCSILQRHARDAHFYPLGERSASLDDEKPIPGLSKDIIHFLLQQNVLKEP